A window of the Pelagicoccus albus genome harbors these coding sequences:
- a CDS encoding UxaA family hydrolase, with the protein MTTPLQDIARFPVAGDNAVIALSDLRVGTLVANGNSAFELQHDILTGHRFAAAEIKEGAFITSWGYPFGTASRDILPGEYLCNANVLFRLSIQEDPHFTSLRLPEEPNFTDDIDPYEFDESRWSEPVPVERYEDDKTFAGYDRGDRGVGTRNHLVVVNVSALAAPLVERLEVLFKPQVARFKNVDALIGLRHTESASSDQEEHERTLRTLAGLVSNPNVGGFIAIDSGEEGDLTNEELVEWMKGQGVPLNRLPFRLLRSSDSFEDDLKSGSRAIQEMLAVLDKDQRSEKSIGHLRIGLQCGASDAFSGVCGNVLSGAIGREVIRYGGIANLTETPELSGAEDYTLSSIAEPSIATRFLTMLDRFKTYLGWHGGKVDKNPSEGNLLGGLYNITLKSLGAAVKRDPSIPIEHVIEYGERMTQPGFHFMDGMGGDIASYTGQAASGCNIVLFVTGRGSPTNSSIVPTIKIVNTTVRYRMMEGDIDINAGEYLDGKPMEVLTEESLRQVVEIASGRRTKGESRNQNVDLLWRRKFFRTKPEVAPESIPSRFDGNARACCPPRGTPLEFAFDGRAEGSSVLPKERVGLVIPTVGCSLATAQQAVDRLNAGKWVANGTVDRFVTLANTEGCGVTTGAEVLNFLLSFASHSQVEACVFLSLGCEMVSPGFIKSIMRGDNVGFPEISDAAKKAKLDPDKFGWIVIQEVGGSDEALGVVEDWFASKFETSKPFLPARGGAADARLGILVTGPISKQAAESVIEFVRQIVSSGGSVVIPQSSAQLLSAELFAQFPVEPSLAFAQPIEDSGLHVMQSITNNRVEQVTGLGAATDLIINISEIRPITAHTLIPTLNITAEEVRGDFDLKLRAGEESFWPQQIAYLVGESLSGRYRPRQCTLGHTGNQIPRGARAHAI; encoded by the coding sequence ATGACTACACCTTTACAGGATATCGCCCGCTTCCCTGTGGCTGGCGACAATGCAGTGATCGCCCTCAGCGATTTGCGAGTCGGCACTCTGGTTGCGAATGGCAATTCGGCGTTTGAGCTTCAGCACGATATATTGACGGGTCACCGCTTCGCGGCGGCCGAAATCAAGGAGGGAGCTTTCATTACCTCTTGGGGCTACCCTTTTGGCACAGCGTCACGCGATATCTTGCCTGGCGAGTATCTTTGTAACGCCAATGTGCTGTTCCGCCTTTCTATTCAGGAAGACCCGCATTTCACGTCCTTGCGTTTGCCGGAGGAACCGAACTTCACCGACGATATCGATCCGTACGAATTTGATGAATCGAGGTGGAGCGAGCCCGTTCCTGTGGAGCGTTATGAAGATGATAAGACCTTTGCGGGCTACGATCGCGGGGATCGGGGAGTCGGGACGCGTAATCATCTGGTGGTTGTGAATGTGAGCGCTTTGGCGGCTCCATTGGTCGAGCGTTTGGAGGTATTGTTCAAGCCGCAGGTGGCTCGATTCAAAAATGTGGATGCCCTGATCGGATTGCGTCACACGGAGAGTGCTTCGAGTGACCAAGAGGAGCATGAACGCACGTTAAGGACGCTGGCAGGTTTGGTTTCGAACCCGAACGTGGGAGGCTTTATCGCGATCGATTCCGGGGAGGAGGGAGACTTAACGAATGAAGAGTTGGTTGAGTGGATGAAAGGGCAGGGCGTGCCTTTGAATAGATTACCTTTCCGTCTCTTGCGGAGTTCGGATTCCTTCGAAGACGATTTGAAGAGCGGGTCTCGGGCCATTCAGGAAATGCTGGCGGTCTTGGATAAGGATCAACGCAGCGAGAAGTCCATCGGTCATTTGCGAATCGGCCTGCAGTGTGGGGCTTCGGACGCGTTCTCGGGAGTTTGCGGCAATGTGCTTTCGGGAGCGATTGGCAGGGAGGTGATCCGATACGGTGGAATCGCTAATTTGACAGAGACTCCCGAGCTGTCCGGCGCCGAGGATTACACGCTGAGCTCAATTGCTGAGCCCTCCATAGCGACTCGATTCCTGACCATGCTGGATCGCTTCAAGACATACCTTGGCTGGCACGGCGGTAAGGTTGACAAGAATCCGTCAGAGGGAAACCTTCTGGGTGGTCTATACAATATCACACTCAAATCCTTGGGAGCTGCTGTGAAGAGGGATCCGTCCATTCCGATCGAGCACGTGATTGAGTACGGCGAACGAATGACGCAACCGGGATTCCATTTTATGGATGGCATGGGTGGGGATATTGCCAGCTACACCGGCCAGGCTGCTTCCGGATGCAATATCGTGTTGTTTGTGACGGGGCGTGGATCCCCGACGAATTCCTCCATCGTCCCGACTATCAAGATCGTGAACACCACGGTTCGCTATCGGATGATGGAAGGTGATATCGATATCAATGCTGGCGAGTATCTAGACGGAAAGCCAATGGAGGTTTTGACCGAAGAGTCTTTGCGGCAAGTGGTTGAGATCGCAAGTGGTCGCCGGACTAAAGGTGAGTCACGTAACCAGAACGTCGATTTGCTATGGCGGCGAAAATTCTTCCGTACCAAGCCAGAAGTTGCTCCAGAGTCGATCCCCTCCCGTTTCGATGGAAATGCCCGAGCCTGTTGTCCGCCGCGCGGAACTCCGCTGGAGTTCGCCTTTGATGGACGGGCGGAGGGAAGCTCGGTTTTGCCGAAAGAACGGGTTGGGCTGGTGATACCGACCGTTGGCTGTTCGCTTGCGACGGCTCAGCAGGCGGTTGACCGCCTCAACGCTGGCAAATGGGTGGCCAATGGAACGGTTGATCGCTTTGTGACTTTGGCCAACACCGAGGGCTGTGGGGTCACCACAGGGGCGGAGGTCTTGAATTTTCTGCTTAGCTTTGCCAGTCACTCCCAAGTAGAAGCGTGTGTCTTCCTTTCACTCGGTTGCGAGATGGTCTCTCCAGGCTTCATAAAGTCCATTATGCGTGGTGACAATGTGGGCTTTCCCGAGATCTCGGATGCTGCCAAGAAAGCGAAGCTCGACCCGGACAAATTTGGTTGGATTGTTATCCAAGAAGTCGGCGGAAGCGACGAGGCTCTTGGAGTAGTCGAGGATTGGTTTGCATCGAAATTCGAGACATCGAAGCCTTTCCTTCCAGCTCGTGGAGGTGCCGCGGATGCTCGTCTAGGAATTTTGGTGACGGGCCCGATTTCGAAGCAGGCAGCGGAATCTGTCATCGAATTTGTCCGACAGATCGTTTCCTCGGGAGGTTCGGTTGTGATACCGCAAAGCAGCGCTCAGTTGCTCTCGGCGGAGCTCTTCGCCCAGTTCCCGGTAGAACCCAGCTTGGCATTCGCGCAGCCGATCGAAGACTCGGGCTTGCACGTGATGCAGAGCATTACCAATAACCGCGTCGAGCAGGTCACTGGGCTAGGCGCCGCCACGGATCTGATTATCAACATCTCGGAGATCCGGCCAATTACGGCTCATACTTTGATCCCAACACTCAACATAACGGCGGAAGAAGTGCGGGGAGATTTCGACCTGAAGCTCAGGGCAGGAGAGGAGTCCTTTTGGCCGCAGCAGATTGCTTATCTGGTGGGAGAGTCCCTTTCTGGCAGATATCGACCGCGACAATGTACCTTGGGACATACGGGTAACCAGATCCCGCGTGGAGCGCGGGCCCATGCGATTTAG
- a CDS encoding 50S ribosomal protein L25 has translation MNTLTINASAREQAGSASSGRLRAEGRVPAVVYGKSKEPENLSLDARELRILLRSIGNNTPVVQLKSGEGEARTSIIKEVQRHPMKDSYTHVDFQEIAEGEVVVLEVPVHHKGEADGVKNEGGTIETVSHTVSIRCLAKDIPSSIDADVRALKVGDNLHVSQLPKIEGVEYLDAPEQPVFAIVK, from the coding sequence ATGAATACGCTCACAATCAACGCTTCTGCCCGCGAACAAGCGGGATCCGCATCATCCGGCCGTCTCCGTGCCGAAGGCCGTGTGCCAGCTGTTGTATACGGCAAGAGCAAAGAGCCTGAAAACCTTTCGCTCGACGCTCGCGAGCTTCGCATCCTTTTGCGTTCGATCGGCAACAATACACCTGTCGTTCAACTCAAGTCTGGCGAAGGCGAAGCCCGTACCTCCATCATCAAGGAAGTACAGCGTCACCCAATGAAGGACAGCTATACGCACGTTGACTTCCAAGAAATCGCTGAAGGCGAGGTCGTCGTCCTCGAAGTGCCCGTTCACCACAAGGGTGAAGCCGACGGTGTTAAGAACGAGGGTGGCACTATCGAAACGGTATCCCACACGGTAAGCATCCGCTGCTTGGCGAAGGACATCCCTTCATCTATCGATGCAGACGTGCGTGCTCTCAAGGTAGGTGACAATTTGCATGTTAGCCAGCTACCCAAGATTGAGGGTGTTGAGTACTTGGATGCTCCCGAGCAGCCAGTTTTCGCGATCGTTAAGTAA
- the pth gene encoding aminoacyl-tRNA hydrolase, giving the protein MSYRLIVGLGNPGSEYEATRHNIGFRVVDALALKLGADSWKKDRKFKAELSSVSHPSYGKLILAKPTTFMNQSGVCVQKLCSFHKIPPEEVIVIYDEINLSVGELKLSMAGSAGGHNGLSDILARIAPRFARIRVGIGGKPHKEMPLADYVLGKFSSDDESVISDSLARYVNSIDLLLSHGADLAMNQINRKRKNDDSNSI; this is encoded by the coding sequence ATGAGCTACCGTTTGATAGTCGGACTCGGCAATCCCGGTAGTGAATACGAAGCCACTCGCCACAATATCGGTTTCCGCGTGGTCGATGCCCTTGCTCTAAAGCTTGGTGCTGACTCATGGAAAAAAGACCGGAAATTCAAGGCCGAGCTCAGCTCTGTTAGTCATCCCTCTTACGGAAAGCTAATTCTAGCCAAGCCAACGACCTTCATGAATCAAAGCGGCGTGTGCGTTCAAAAGCTATGTAGCTTCCACAAAATACCACCGGAAGAAGTCATTGTCATTTACGATGAGATCAATTTGTCGGTGGGGGAACTCAAACTTAGCATGGCAGGAAGTGCGGGAGGGCACAATGGCTTGTCCGATATCCTTGCTAGGATCGCGCCGCGCTTTGCTCGTATTCGAGTGGGTATCGGAGGCAAACCTCACAAGGAAATGCCCCTTGCAGACTACGTTCTAGGAAAATTTTCCAGTGACGACGAATCCGTCATCTCAGATTCGCTAGCCCGCTATGTGAATAGCATAGATCTGCTTCTCTCACATGGAGCGGACTTGGCGATGAACCAAATCAATCGAAAACGAAAAAACGATGACAGCAACAGCATCTAA
- a CDS encoding 30S ribosomal protein S6: MTATASNYKATFILDTRGREESIDDLIEGLKAELVSVGAEVSTVENLGRQDFVRTPDIKYTAGVYVQYDFSGTSEVPAAILEKLRLNKLVSHKMIQKA; the protein is encoded by the coding sequence ATGACAGCAACAGCATCTAACTACAAAGCAACCTTCATCCTCGACACACGTGGTCGCGAAGAGTCCATCGATGATCTCATCGAAGGCCTCAAGGCGGAGCTCGTCTCCGTAGGCGCCGAAGTATCCACCGTCGAGAATCTGGGCCGCCAGGATTTCGTTCGCACTCCAGACATCAAGTACACCGCCGGCGTTTACGTGCAGTACGATTTCTCGGGTACGTCTGAAGTGCCAGCTGCGATCCTTGAGAAGCTTCGCCTTAACAAGCTCGTCTCGCACAAGATGATCCAAAAGGCCTAA
- a CDS encoding single-stranded DNA-binding protein, with protein MANFNKVILLGNLTRDPELRVTPKGTSVCQFGMAVNRVYRSGDETQEETTFVDLEAWGKQAEIISKYVSKGNPLFVEGRLKFDSWESKEGEKRSKLKVIVENMQLMGSRGDNGGSQSGGSYTPAQRSAPSPSNQTPSAGDDIEEDVPF; from the coding sequence ATGGCCAATTTCAACAAAGTCATCCTACTAGGGAACCTGACTCGCGATCCTGAACTACGAGTAACGCCTAAAGGCACCTCGGTATGTCAGTTTGGCATGGCCGTGAATCGTGTTTATCGCTCTGGCGATGAGACGCAGGAAGAAACCACTTTCGTGGATCTCGAGGCGTGGGGAAAGCAGGCGGAAATCATCTCAAAATACGTCAGCAAAGGTAATCCGCTTTTTGTGGAAGGCCGTCTGAAGTTCGATTCCTGGGAATCGAAAGAAGGCGAGAAACGCAGTAAGCTAAAGGTAATCGTGGAGAACATGCAGCTGATGGGAAGCCGCGGCGACAATGGTGGCTCGCAGTCTGGAGGAAGCTACACTCCGGCCCAACGTTCAGCTCCCTCTCCATCTAACCAGACTCCATCAGCTGGCGATGACATCGAAGAAGACGTACCCTTTTGA
- the rplI gene encoding 50S ribosomal protein L9, giving the protein MATSEVLLIEAVEGLGGEGDQVTVKAGFARNFLLPTKKAIPVNRSNRKQIEALKDRRAKREAKEIDDAKAQAAKLSETQIGIAVKTGEAGRMFGAVTSVHIHEKLVEAGYEIDRKKIHLEQPIKELGQHTFTVKVHAEVEVEMKIDVVSENPIVEPEAEEGEAAADAE; this is encoded by the coding sequence ATGGCAACAAGCGAAGTACTACTCATCGAGGCTGTTGAAGGTCTCGGCGGCGAAGGCGATCAAGTAACAGTAAAAGCGGGCTTCGCTCGCAATTTCCTTCTTCCAACCAAGAAGGCGATCCCCGTCAACCGTTCCAACCGCAAGCAGATCGAAGCTCTAAAGGACCGTCGCGCTAAGCGTGAAGCCAAGGAGATCGACGATGCGAAGGCTCAGGCAGCAAAACTCAGCGAGACCCAGATCGGTATCGCCGTTAAGACTGGTGAAGCTGGACGCATGTTCGGAGCTGTCACTTCAGTTCACATCCACGAGAAGCTTGTGGAAGCTGGCTACGAAATCGACCGCAAGAAGATCCACCTCGAGCAGCCAATCAAGGAGCTCGGACAGCACACCTTCACGGTTAAGGTTCACGCGGAAGTAGAAGTCGAAATGAAGATCGACGTCGTTTCCGAGAATCCAATCGTGGAGCCAGAAGCTGAAGAAGGCGAAGCCGCTGCTGACGCTGAATAA
- the dnaB gene encoding replicative DNA helicase, with amino-acid sequence MSTKPFPEGKYSDKKKASPTALSLAGLTPPHSIEAEKGLLAACLLDPAEIISRCMAQKLPPEAFYHPAHQVVFEVSCDLFESKSMLDAQVLAEELRSRNKLEEVGGFVYLAELTSHIETTAHANYFLDKVREHYTRRRLIRTASLSIERCFSSDHQDVELLVDEIEKEIYSISDGQVADTTHPVREAVVEAVTLVKRMIENKGVLTGLSSGFRGIDKMLSGLKPTEMIVLAARPSMGKTSLALNIAERVSMSHEGRPAQAGTLVFSLEMGAEQLAMRLLTGRAKIGVSRLRDGIINRDEQEQIAAAAVELKEAPIWIDDSSQVTINQLRAKARRVFARNKNMGLIVIDYLQLVAGSDPRIPREQQISEISRGIKGLAKELKVPVIVLSQLNRDSEKEKRQPKLSDLRESGSIEQDADVVLLLARPKDAGDDFSVAADKADLIIAKQRAGAVGEIKLNFIRDITRFEDYTE; translated from the coding sequence ATGTCGACCAAGCCGTTTCCGGAGGGAAAGTACTCCGACAAAAAGAAAGCTAGCCCGACTGCTCTCTCGTTAGCCGGGTTGACGCCGCCTCATAGCATTGAGGCGGAAAAAGGCCTCCTTGCTGCATGTTTGCTGGACCCTGCTGAGATCATTTCTCGATGCATGGCCCAGAAGTTGCCGCCGGAGGCTTTTTATCATCCTGCTCACCAGGTCGTTTTCGAGGTGAGCTGTGATTTGTTCGAGAGCAAGTCCATGCTCGATGCCCAAGTGTTGGCGGAAGAGCTTCGAAGTCGTAACAAACTCGAAGAGGTGGGAGGTTTCGTTTACTTAGCTGAACTAACCTCGCACATTGAGACGACTGCCCATGCGAACTACTTTTTGGACAAAGTTCGCGAGCATTACACTCGTCGCCGTCTGATTCGGACTGCCTCGTTAAGTATCGAGCGTTGCTTCTCCAGCGACCACCAGGACGTGGAGCTGCTGGTAGACGAGATCGAAAAGGAGATTTATTCAATCTCAGACGGCCAAGTCGCTGACACAACACATCCTGTTCGCGAAGCGGTAGTAGAAGCGGTTACCTTGGTCAAAAGAATGATCGAGAACAAGGGAGTCCTGACTGGGCTCTCGAGTGGTTTCCGCGGTATCGACAAGATGTTGAGTGGCTTGAAGCCGACGGAAATGATCGTTCTCGCCGCTCGTCCGTCCATGGGTAAAACAAGTTTGGCCCTCAATATTGCGGAGCGTGTTTCTATGTCGCACGAAGGCCGTCCCGCTCAGGCTGGAACTTTGGTTTTCAGTTTGGAAATGGGAGCGGAGCAGCTCGCGATGCGTTTGCTGACTGGCCGCGCCAAGATCGGCGTTTCCCGTTTGAGAGACGGCATCATCAATCGCGATGAGCAGGAACAGATCGCTGCTGCTGCGGTCGAGTTGAAAGAAGCTCCCATTTGGATCGACGATTCGTCCCAAGTTACGATCAATCAGCTTCGCGCTAAGGCTCGTCGAGTCTTTGCTCGCAACAAGAATATGGGATTGATCGTGATCGACTATTTGCAGTTAGTTGCGGGGTCGGATCCCCGAATTCCGAGAGAACAGCAGATTTCCGAAATATCTCGGGGTATAAAGGGGCTGGCGAAGGAACTTAAGGTCCCTGTCATTGTTCTCAGTCAGCTCAATCGTGACTCCGAAAAAGAAAAACGTCAGCCCAAGCTTTCCGACCTGCGTGAATCAGGCTCGATCGAGCAAGATGCGGACGTGGTTCTACTTTTGGCTCGACCCAAAGATGCGGGTGACGATTTTTCCGTTGCAGCCGACAAGGCGGATCTAATCATCGCTAAGCAACGTGCTGGCGCCGTCGGCGAAATAAAGCTCAACTTCATCAGAGATATAACCCGTTTTGAAGATTACACAGAATAG
- the bamA gene encoding outer membrane protein assembly factor BamA translates to MKITQNSPSRLTRLLLALFLVPLTLLSLSAQEEEEAEPPTINQLIINFTGLSNVNEEVARANMSLREGEVYDPVAVDRDIRSLYRSNLFEYIEARIAPAGENTIDVIFDIRPKFRISAIIFEGNDKVSNGKLKTEATIQVNQVLNEPRVKGSAEALQEMYLKKGFSQARVDYKIDRSPVTGFATVTFQIREGRKFKIGKVNFVGNETVKDRKLKKKMQTKKWGFFSVLTNSGRFDRDKFEDDLETLKDVYREEGFLDIDIDPANVQFSYPKENRMQIDINVGEGKQYKIGNIEFVGNKTYEDSVLRLMLRSVPGSVYSPEKLDEDVGRIEDFYGQFGFMETRVRMERVPNTETGDIDIQYVVYESEKFQVESVDIEGNTKTKSVVVLRELALTPGSTFDSVRMEASRMRLDNTRYFEDTNVTPQSTNVPGRKDVRVTFREGRTGNFSFGAGFSSLEKGVFFIELTQSNFDIFNWRGAFQGDGQKFRLKAQIGSYSNSMVLAFEEPWLFERRLAFGFQIFNQETNYENQYYNSVQQGFEVSLRKRLIEIIEGKISYSLTEQDFEAYESLDSAALLANSIGTSSRLNLLLIRDSRDRLINSLRGMRLELDLTRAGDFLGGDFDFYKVESRNAFYLPLSEKFTQTVEFLVRAGVVQETDDSTLVPYEERFFLGGPNTLRGFEYRDVSPKEGGSASNLPWEAGGKTYGLFGAEYSFGITEDFRIAAFYDGGFVNKETGDFSLNREKVYDEYGGVTYFAGQRRSGWNDNYGFGIRMSMMGTPLRLDYAIPLSTDGLADDGGNDNGGQFNFTFGGRF, encoded by the coding sequence TTGAAGATTACACAGAATAGCCCCTCCCGCTTAACGCGCCTCCTCCTTGCGCTTTTTCTGGTCCCTCTCACTCTCCTCTCTTTATCCGCTCAGGAAGAGGAGGAAGCTGAGCCACCCACGATCAATCAGTTGATTATCAACTTCACTGGTCTCTCGAACGTGAACGAAGAGGTGGCGAGAGCCAACATGTCTCTTCGTGAAGGGGAGGTGTATGATCCGGTCGCGGTGGACCGAGATATTCGCTCTCTCTACCGGTCCAATCTTTTTGAATACATCGAAGCGCGTATTGCTCCAGCAGGTGAAAACACCATTGATGTAATTTTCGACATCCGACCCAAATTCCGAATTTCCGCCATCATATTTGAGGGCAATGATAAGGTCAGCAATGGTAAGCTAAAAACCGAAGCGACGATCCAAGTAAATCAGGTTCTCAACGAGCCGCGTGTCAAAGGCTCGGCCGAGGCTCTGCAGGAGATGTACTTGAAGAAGGGGTTCTCACAGGCACGCGTAGACTATAAGATCGACCGCAGCCCGGTAACTGGCTTCGCCACGGTGACTTTCCAGATCAGAGAGGGGCGTAAGTTCAAGATTGGTAAGGTCAATTTCGTCGGCAACGAGACCGTCAAGGATCGGAAGCTCAAGAAGAAGATGCAGACCAAAAAGTGGGGCTTCTTCTCTGTTCTAACCAACAGTGGTCGATTCGACCGCGACAAATTCGAAGACGATCTCGAGACGCTCAAAGATGTTTACCGTGAAGAAGGCTTCCTCGATATCGATATTGACCCAGCCAATGTGCAGTTCTCCTACCCGAAGGAGAATCGGATGCAAATCGACATCAACGTGGGTGAAGGGAAGCAATACAAGATTGGCAATATCGAGTTCGTTGGAAACAAAACCTACGAGGATTCCGTACTTCGCTTGATGCTTCGCTCCGTGCCCGGTTCTGTCTACAGCCCGGAGAAACTGGACGAAGACGTCGGCCGGATCGAAGACTTTTACGGACAATTCGGTTTCATGGAAACGCGTGTTCGTATGGAGCGTGTCCCTAACACGGAGACAGGCGATATCGACATACAGTACGTCGTCTACGAAAGCGAGAAATTCCAAGTTGAGTCGGTGGACATCGAGGGTAACACCAAGACGAAGAGCGTCGTGGTTCTCCGCGAGCTAGCGCTAACGCCTGGTAGCACTTTCGATAGCGTTCGCATGGAAGCGAGTCGTATGCGATTGGACAACACTCGCTACTTCGAAGACACCAATGTTACGCCGCAGTCGACCAACGTTCCCGGTCGCAAGGACGTTCGAGTGACCTTCCGAGAAGGCCGTACCGGTAATTTCTCCTTTGGGGCTGGCTTTAGTTCTTTGGAAAAAGGCGTTTTCTTTATCGAGCTCACGCAATCGAACTTTGATATCTTCAACTGGCGCGGAGCGTTCCAGGGTGACGGCCAGAAATTCCGTCTCAAAGCTCAGATTGGTAGTTACTCGAATTCCATGGTTCTCGCCTTTGAAGAGCCTTGGCTTTTCGAACGCCGTTTGGCTTTTGGATTCCAGATTTTCAACCAAGAGACAAATTACGAAAACCAGTACTACAATTCCGTACAACAAGGTTTCGAGGTTTCGCTTCGTAAGCGACTCATTGAAATCATCGAAGGCAAGATTTCCTACTCTTTGACTGAACAGGATTTCGAAGCTTATGAGTCGCTGGATTCCGCTGCCTTGTTGGCGAACAGTATCGGTACCAGTTCCCGCTTGAATCTCTTGCTTATCCGCGACTCCCGCGACCGTTTGATCAATTCACTGCGCGGCATGCGTCTCGAGCTTGATTTGACGCGTGCAGGTGACTTTTTGGGCGGCGATTTCGATTTTTACAAGGTAGAATCTCGCAACGCCTTTTACCTACCTCTGTCTGAAAAATTCACCCAAACCGTGGAGTTTCTCGTAAGAGCTGGCGTCGTGCAAGAAACGGACGATAGCACTTTAGTCCCCTACGAAGAGCGTTTCTTCTTGGGAGGACCAAATACATTACGTGGGTTTGAATATCGCGATGTCAGCCCGAAAGAGGGTGGCTCTGCTTCCAATCTTCCGTGGGAAGCGGGCGGAAAGACTTACGGTCTGTTTGGAGCCGAGTATTCCTTTGGTATCACCGAGGACTTCCGTATAGCAGCCTTCTACGATGGTGGTTTCGTTAACAAAGAGACGGGCGACTTTAGTTTGAACCGCGAAAAGGTGTACGATGAATATGGCGGTGTGACTTATTTCGCTGGCCAACGCCGTTCCGGTTGGAATGACAACTATGGCTTTGGTATCCGTATGTCCATGATGGGCACTCCGCTTCGTCTCGATTATGCGATCCCTCTTTCTACTGACGGCTTGGCTGACGATGGAGGCAACGACAACGGCGGACAATTCAACTTTACTTTTGGCGGAAGATTCTAA
- a CDS encoding OmpH family outer membrane protein: protein MKRFKSPLLILGAMLMGLTSLRANEDVIITVKVDEALGQYYKVEAFMAEMEKSETEARDKAAAIEAEGTALVEQFQELREQANSDILMEEAKQEAAQDAQDKMQEIQAKEQELRQFVGNTRNQFAARRQQQLNLFYQDIAEVVNEIAVERAATLVIDITARAGDGRAPVLYTDGSYDITPLVIERINATKGQEEAAE, encoded by the coding sequence ATGAAACGTTTCAAATCCCCACTCCTTATCCTTGGCGCCATGTTGATGGGCCTAACAAGCCTGCGTGCTAACGAAGACGTCATCATCACCGTCAAGGTGGATGAAGCTCTTGGCCAGTACTACAAGGTTGAGGCTTTCATGGCTGAGATGGAAAAGAGCGAAACCGAAGCACGCGATAAGGCTGCAGCGATCGAGGCTGAAGGCACTGCATTGGTTGAGCAATTCCAGGAGCTCCGTGAGCAGGCCAACAGCGACATCCTAATGGAAGAAGCTAAGCAGGAAGCTGCGCAGGACGCCCAAGACAAGATGCAAGAGATCCAAGCCAAGGAGCAAGAGCTTCGTCAGTTCGTTGGAAACACTCGTAACCAGTTCGCGGCTCGCCGCCAACAGCAACTCAACTTGTTCTACCAAGACATCGCCGAGGTTGTGAACGAAATCGCAGTTGAGCGTGCGGCTACCTTGGTTATCGACATCACTGCTCGTGCCGGAGATGGACGTGCTCCAGTACTCTACACTGACGGTTCCTACGACATCACACCGCTAGTTATCGAGCGCATCAACGCGACAAAGGGCCAGGAAGAAGCTGCTGAATAA
- the lpxD gene encoding UDP-3-O-(3-hydroxymyristoyl)glucosamine N-acyltransferase, whose translation MHISLTLNSVLDRVDYSSFDGDLGVRRITGVASLEEAKQGDATFVASSKYLDQLNGSFASLAIIPEDLEVTPKAGQLFLRVKNPSIEIAKLCEMISQEMWSKPPAGIHRFADISPTASIHPTATIGAFVTVAAGAEVGPGCVIGSGSYIGVGCKLDENCFLSARVTLERDTVLGARVRLHSGVVLGSDGFGYEFEGGRHRKVPQVGSVQVGDDVEIGANTTVDRGRFGPTRIGEGSKIDNLVQVGHNVTVGKHNILCSQVGIAGSTKLGDYVVMGGRAGASGHLTIGSGAQLSGQCVAFSDLEGGAKYGGAPAVPLVAYQRITVVTRKLPELFKRLNKLEAQLLEAH comes from the coding sequence ATGCATATCTCTCTCACCCTAAATTCCGTCTTGGATCGCGTGGACTACTCGTCATTTGACGGGGATCTAGGTGTTCGCAGGATTACAGGTGTCGCTTCTCTAGAAGAAGCAAAACAAGGCGATGCGACTTTTGTGGCTTCCAGTAAGTATTTAGATCAGTTGAATGGATCTTTCGCGTCGCTCGCGATTATCCCAGAGGATCTAGAAGTCACTCCGAAAGCGGGACAGCTTTTCCTGCGAGTGAAAAATCCCTCCATAGAGATCGCCAAGTTATGTGAGATGATATCCCAGGAGATGTGGAGCAAACCACCGGCTGGAATCCACCGTTTTGCCGATATATCTCCCACGGCGAGTATTCATCCCACTGCGACAATTGGAGCGTTTGTAACCGTTGCTGCAGGAGCCGAAGTTGGTCCTGGATGCGTAATTGGATCGGGATCCTACATCGGTGTAGGTTGTAAGCTCGATGAAAATTGTTTTCTTTCCGCGAGAGTCACCTTGGAGCGGGACACGGTCCTCGGCGCTCGGGTTCGCTTGCATTCTGGTGTTGTTCTAGGATCCGATGGTTTTGGGTATGAATTCGAAGGGGGGCGTCACCGCAAGGTGCCTCAAGTGGGTTCCGTTCAAGTTGGAGATGATGTGGAAATCGGAGCCAACACGACGGTGGACCGAGGCCGTTTTGGCCCGACTCGTATCGGGGAGGGGAGCAAAATCGATAACTTGGTGCAAGTCGGGCATAACGTCACGGTGGGCAAGCACAACATCCTCTGCTCTCAGGTGGGAATCGCAGGCAGCACGAAATTGGGCGACTACGTCGTTATGGGTGGTCGAGCTGGAGCTTCCGGCCATCTCACAATCGGTAGCGGTGCCCAACTCTCGGGACAGTGCGTGGCCTTTTCGGATTTGGAAGGTGGGGCCAAGTATGGAGGAGCTCCCGCTGTACCACTTGTCGCTTACCAAAGAATAACGGTGGTAACTCGCAAATTGCCTGAATTGTTCAAGCGCCTGAATAAATTAGAGGCGCAATTGCTGGAGGCTCATTAG